In Gopherus flavomarginatus isolate rGopFla2 chromosome 5, rGopFla2.mat.asm, whole genome shotgun sequence, one DNA window encodes the following:
- the LOC127050967 gene encoding MAPK-interacting and spindle-stabilizing protein-like: protein MSGADDFSLADALPDHSPAKSSKVSNTKSGQQTGQPTQGWPASNPWNTPSAPPTGPSGLPPSTTTSSVPFGPPPTGMYPSMPPGPPAPFPPPPTGPSCPPPSGPYPPPSVPGPVPPGQYPPPNMPFPELPRPYGGPTEPAAPPAPVGPWGSMPPGAWGATMGGQYPTPSMPYPPPGPYATPTQTPGAAPTVPWGTVPPGTWGPSPPGPFPPPTGSYPAPGLYPTPPNPFQVPSGPAGTPSMPGGHHPYR, encoded by the exons atGTCTGGAGCTGATGACTTTTCG TTGGCAGATGCTTTACCAGATCATTCCCCTGCTAAAAGCTCCAAAGTGAGCAATACAAAATCTGGTCAACAAACTGGGCAGCCAACGCAAGGCTGGCCAGCTTCCAATCCTTGGAATACCCCAAGTGCTCCACCTACAGGGCCATCTGGATTGCCACCAAGTACAACCACCTCCAGTGTGCCATTTGGACCTCCCCCAACAGGAATGTATCCTTCAATGCCACCTGGACCGCCTGCTCCATTTCCACCACCTCCTACTGGACCCTCTTGCCCTCCTCCTAGTGGTCCATATCCACCCCCATCTGTGCCAGGTCCTGTCCCACCAGGGCAATATCCTCCACCAAATATGCCCTTTCCAGAGCTTCCAAGACCATATGGTGGTCCAACAGAGCCAGCTGCACCTCCGGCTCCTGTTGGGCCATGGGGATCCATGCCTCCTGGAGCATGGGGAGCAACAATGGGAGGGCAATATCCTACACCTAGTATGCCATATCCACCCCCTGGGCCATATGCCACTCCTACCCAGACACCCGGGGCTGCACCTACAGTACCGTGGGGTACTGTCCCACCTGGAACATGGGGACCTTCACCACCTGGTCCATTTCCTCCACCCACGGGATCATATCCAGCTCCAGGACTATATCCTACACCCCCTAATCCTTTTCAAGTGCCATCTGGTCCTGCTGGTACTCCATCAATGCCTGGTGGTCACCAC ccTTACCGTTGA